In Yarrowia lipolytica chromosome 1F, complete sequence, a genomic segment contains:
- a CDS encoding uncharacterized protein (Compare to YALI0F04543g, similar to Saccharomyces cerevisiae JNM1 (YMR294W); ancestral locus Anc_5.32,gnl|GLV|YALI0F04543g [Yarrowia lipolytica] similar to uniprot|Q5AK45 Candida albicans Hypothetical protein) translates to MSKYASLPDLDTAPDVYETPDVADNYEAEPASPPNENIDTSSTNTAEAARKFAGSDFDNSLTNYSSRIDRQQVSFSSGVAGETRDEKLARIKLELQELAESAVNDKEDVDTLHVLLEGLEVKRKELPLLEVKGDVSSSRTSASTDTSRHVATSSHTLSKLVSLESRLSAVESSLYDPNSPESTSVPLAPAIRDLMLKLSLLTSSPQTLQAQQTRIQNVKKGGNVRVESRAESRGGESRLESRVESRMESRMESHDDSHPGLQNVDIVYSHLSTITYLSHVVPRLVLRLKTLRQVHNLASQSVGTLATVNQQIQELEGAVKKWTEVLERVEQQISSER, encoded by the exons ATGTCGAAATACGCGTCATTGCCCGATCTG GATACAGCACCAGACGTCTACGAGACGCCCGATGTCGCCGACAACTACGAG GCGGAACCAGCATCTCCCCCTAACGAGAACATTGACACATCGAGCACCAACACCGCTGAAGCCGCCAGAAAATTCGCAGGTTCTGATTTCGACAACTCACTAACTAATTACTCGAGTCGTATTGACCGGCAACAGGTGTCGTTTTCCAGCGGAGTGGCCGGCGAGACACGCGACGAGAAGTTGGCACGCATCAAACTggagctccaggagctcGCTGAGTCAGCAGTAAATGACAAGGAAGACGTCGACACTCTTCACGTGTTGCTGGAGGGACTTGAGGTTAAGAGGAAGGAGTTGCCTCTATTGGAGGTGAAGGGTGATGTAAGCAGTTCGAGGACAAGTGCATCTACTGACACATCACGTCATGTGGCCACCTCCAGTCATACCCTCTCCAAATTGGTCAGTTTGGAGAGCCGTCTCTCAGCCGTGGAATCTTCTCTCTACGACCCAAACAGTCCTGAATCGACGTCCGTGCCTCTAGCTCCGGCCATTCGAGACCTCATGCTCAAATTGTCGCTTCTcacgtcttctccacagacTCTGCAAGCTCAGCAGACGCGAATTCAAAATGTGAAGAAAGGAGGAAATGTGAGAgtcgagtcacgtgccgAATCACGGGGAGGGGAGTCACGTCTGGAGTCACGTGTCGAGAGCCGCATGGAGAGCCGCATGGAGTCCCACGACGACTCTCATCCGGGTTTGCAAAACGTCGACATTGTCTATTCCCATTTGTCCACTATCACCTAtctgagtcacgtggttcCAAGGCTTGTTTTGAGACTGAAGACGCTGCGACAAGTGCATAATCTGGCTTCTCAGTCGGTGGGAACTCTAGCTACTGTAAATCAGCAGATTCAGGAGTTGGAGGGGGCGGTGAAAAAGTGGACAGAGGTGTTGGAGAGGGTGGAGCAACAAATCAGCAGCGAGCGTTAG
- a CDS encoding uncharacterized protein (Compare to YALI0F04554g, similar to Saccharomyces cerevisiae DOS2 (YDR068W); ancestral locus Anc_8.187, some similarities with uniprot|Q9P5L4 Neurospora crassa Related to DOS1 protein and uniprot|P54858 Saccharomyces cerevisiae YDR068w DOS1 involved in genome stability), with protein sequence MSPTDKNDVCVEGDLGTIDRSELESAPATASEGPESTKPESAKPESKELSADEINKEQQQEINEAAEKLEEQVAQAYTKTSSWMGGLWSSISKQSSVILEEVGKDFEAVKFEVGELAKKRAEAKAAESSEEKSTEAAAGETTGETAEPVDSSRDLLSLLSTKAQLYIDNLDKDLEKVEDAGAAYFSKIGSNFQALMRETIRVEEGDSGDSTTDTLLFNAPEEVRQQVFSTRFDAQLHSLHTSDEVFLQPVDTGYESFKKDFDINSQTDQIAADLEAHPALRTLMEKLVPESIDYNSFWTRYYYMYQGIVAGEEQRKKVLSQAGGETEKEFDWDESDEETKTENTENDGSYDVVSRVASDVTLDKASTNKSEPNKAEPNKAESKQAKVEPKQAKEEESDDDWE encoded by the coding sequence ATGTCACCCACGGATAAGAACGACGTGTGTGTTGAGGGCGATTTGGGGACCATTGACCGGTCCGAATTGGAGTCGGCTCCCGCGACGGCTTCTGAGGGTCCCGAGTCAACCAAACCCGAGTCAGCCAAACCCGAATCCAAGGAGCTCTCTGCGGACGAAATCAACAAGGAACAACAGCAGGAAATCAATGAGGCggccgagaagctggaggagcaggtggCCCAGGCGTACACAAAGACGTCGTCGTGGATGGGCGGGCTGTGGTCGTCTATTAGTAAGCAGAGTTCTGTGATtctcgaggaggttggCAAGGATTTTGAGGCGGTCAAGTTTGAGGTTGGCGAGCTTGCTAAGAAGAGGGCCGAGGCAAAGGCGGCAGAGTCTTctgaggagaagagcaCGGAAGCGGCGGCGGGGGAGACGACGGGGGAGACGGCTGAACCTGTGGACAGTTCCCGGGATCTcctttctcttctttcgaCCAAGGCCCAGCTGTACATTGACAATCTTGACAAGGATCTCGAGAAGGTTGAAGATGCCGGCGCTGCCTACTTTTCGAAAATCGGGTCGAATTTCCAGGCTCTGATGCGGGAGACCATTcgtgtggaggagggcgaCTCTGGCGACTCCACCACAGATACGTTGCTGTTCAATGCGCCCGAGGAAGTGAGACAGCAGGTGTTTTCGACCCGGTTTGATGCCCAGTTGCATTCTCTACATACTTCTGACGAGGTGTTTTTGCAGCCAGTAGATACAGGATATGAGTCGTTCAAGAAGGATTTCGACATCAACTCCCAGACCGACCAGATTGCCGCTGATTTGGAGGCCCATCCTGCTCTGCGGACGCTcatggagaagctggtgcCCGAGTCCATTGACTACAACTCCTTCTGGACCCGATACTACTACATGTACCAGGGAATTGtggctggagaagagcagcgAAAGAAGGTGTTGAGCCAGGCTGGAGGCGAGACGGAAAAGGAGTTTGACTGGGACGAGTCGGacgaggagaccaagacgGAGAACACCGAAAACGACGGCTCATACGATGTGGTTTCTAGAGTGGCCTCGGATGTGACTTTGGACAAGGCCAGCACCAACAAGTCTGAGCCCAACAAGGCAGAGCCCAACAAAGCAGAGTCCAAGCAAGCCAAGGTCGAGCCCAAGCaagccaaggaggaggagagtgaTGACGACTGGGAGTAA